ACCAGCGCAAAAGGCAGACCGTGAAGCCGGCGCTGACGATCTTCTTCGCCGATTTTCGGCATCAGCAGAAAATAGAGCCCGATAGTAATCAGCAGCAGCGGCAGAACCTGGCGCAGGATCTCAGCCTGAATATGCTGGATCAGAATCGCCCCGGTCACCGCACCGATAAAGGTCATGGCAATGTTGAGCTTCTGCTCAGCAAGATTGACCGCTTTTCGGCGGACAAAATAGAGGCTGGCGGAAAAGGATCCGCCTACCGACTGCAATTTGTTGGTGGCAATAGCCTGAGCCGGAGAGAGGCCAACAGACATCAGCGCAGGAACCGTTAACAATCCCCCACCGCCCGCAATCGAATCGATAAAACCTGCCAGCATGGCAACAAAAAACAGCAGCCCAACCAGCAGCGGGCTGATTACAAACCAATCCATCTTTGATCCCTAGAGCAAATGTTTATCCAGCAGTGCCTGACAGGAAGGCGGTAACGGTGGTGGCTCACGCTTCACTGGCGCGCCCGTGCCTGGTTTTGCAGGCAGGAACCAGCTTTCCAGCTCAGCACCACAGCCATCACCGGCCGGAGGCGCAGGCTGGTCCTGACACTCCATGCTGCCTGTAGGGCAACGCAGACGCACGTGCATATGGGCGCGATGACCAAACCAGGGCCGGACTTTACGCAGCCAGTCACGATCCACACCCGCATCAGCACAAAGCTGCTTTTTAATTGC
This genomic window from Erwinia sp. E_sp_B01_1 contains:
- a CDS encoding sulfite exporter TauE/SafE family protein, with the translated sequence MDWFVISPLLVGLLFFVAMLAGFIDSIAGGGGLLTVPALMSVGLSPAQAIATNKLQSVGGSFSASLYFVRRKAVNLAEQKLNIAMTFIGAVTGAILIQHIQAEILRQVLPLLLITIGLYFLLMPKIGEEDRQRRLHGLPFALVAGGCVGFYDGFFGPGAGSFYALAFVTLCGFNLAKSTAHAKVLNFTSNFGGLLFFMFGGKVVWGTGLVMLVGAICGARMGARMVLSRGQTLIRPMVVIVSAVMSAKLLYDSHGAAIAAWCRHLFG